The Candidatus Nanopelagicus abundans genome includes a region encoding these proteins:
- a CDS encoding ABC-F family ATP-binding cassette domain-containing protein, producing the protein MISTNALELRAAARLLVKDVTVRINRGDRIGFVGRNGAGKSTLAKVLAGEVMPAGGVVNRSGKIGYLPQDPRTGEDQGTVIDRILSVRELDQIAKRMRAVEEEMATSQGAELEKAMERYTRVEHDFSAAGGYAASAEAEAIASSLGVPNNLFDQELNALSGGQRRRIELARILFSGAETLLLDEPTNHLDADSIIWLREYLFKYAGGLVIISHDVNLIETVVNKVFYIDGNRNVIDVYNMGWKQYLLQREQDEHRRKRERANAEKKAEILQKQGEKMRAKASKATAAQGMLRRAEKLRSSLDDVRVKDKVAKLRFPTPSPCGKTPISAHDLSKSYGSLEIFTDVGVIIDKGSRVVILGLNGAGKTTLLRILAGELESDTGEVVGGHGLKIGYYAQEHESLDFERSVLENMMSATADIREPEARNVLGSFLFVGDDVHKLVKVLSGGERTRLALATLVVSAANVLLLDEPTNNLDPASRDEILAALSEYQGAVILVSHDEGAVAALKPERVILLPDGDEDLWKEDYFDLISID; encoded by the coding sequence TTGATATCAACTAACGCCCTAGAACTTCGCGCTGCCGCAAGACTTCTGGTCAAAGATGTAACGGTAAGAATTAACCGTGGTGATCGAATTGGATTTGTTGGTAGAAATGGCGCTGGTAAATCAACTCTGGCAAAGGTTTTAGCGGGTGAAGTTATGCCTGCTGGTGGTGTTGTAAACCGAAGTGGAAAAATTGGTTACTTGCCGCAGGATCCAAGAACTGGTGAAGATCAAGGAACTGTGATCGATCGAATTCTTTCAGTTCGTGAATTAGATCAGATTGCTAAACGTATGCGCGCAGTTGAAGAAGAAATGGCAACCTCGCAAGGTGCGGAACTTGAAAAAGCAATGGAGCGCTACACCAGAGTTGAACATGATTTTTCAGCAGCGGGTGGCTATGCAGCATCTGCTGAAGCAGAAGCAATTGCCTCATCCTTAGGTGTTCCAAATAATCTTTTTGATCAAGAACTAAACGCCCTATCTGGTGGACAACGCAGAAGAATTGAGCTTGCCAGGATTTTATTTTCTGGGGCAGAAACTTTGCTTCTAGATGAACCAACTAACCATTTAGATGCTGATTCTATTATTTGGCTGCGGGAGTACTTATTTAAATATGCAGGTGGTTTAGTAATTATCTCCCACGATGTAAACCTGATTGAAACAGTAGTTAATAAGGTTTTTTATATCGATGGAAATAGAAATGTAATTGATGTCTATAACATGGGCTGGAAGCAATACTTACTACAACGTGAGCAGGATGAGCATCGCCGTAAGCGAGAGCGCGCAAATGCTGAGAAGAAAGCTGAAATCTTGCAGAAACAGGGTGAGAAGATGCGAGCTAAAGCATCTAAAGCAACTGCAGCGCAAGGAATGCTTCGTCGCGCTGAAAAACTGCGCAGTAGCTTAGATGATGTGCGAGTTAAAGATAAGGTGGCAAAGCTTCGCTTTCCAACTCCATCACCATGTGGGAAGACGCCAATCTCTGCTCATGACTTATCAAAATCTTATGGCTCACTTGAAATCTTTACTGATGTTGGCGTAATTATTGATAAAGGTTCCAGAGTAGTAATTTTAGGATTAAATGGCGCCGGTAAAACAACGCTACTTCGAATTTTAGCTGGCGAGCTTGAATCAGATACTGGTGAAGTAGTTGGTGGTCATGGTTTAAAAATCGGTTACTACGCCCAGGAGCATGAATCACTTGATTTTGAAAGATCAGTCCTGGAAAACATGATGTCAGCTACTGCAGATATTAGAGAACCTGAAGCTCGTAATGTGCTTGGATCTTTTTTGTTTGTCGGTGATGATGTACATAAACTAGTTAAGGTTTTAAGCGGTGGGGAGCGAACCAGGTTAGCACTTGCCACTCTGGTAGTAAGCGCTGCAAATGTGCTTCTATTGGATGAGCCAACAAATAACTTAGATCCAGCATCTCGTGATGAGATTTTGGCGGCGTTAAGTGAATATCAAGGCGCAGTAATTTTGGTATCTCATGATGAAGGCGCAGTAGCTGCATTAAAACCAGAGCGAGTGATTTTGTTGCCAGATGGTGATGAAGATTTATGGAAAGAAGATTATTTTGATCTAATCAGTATTGATTAA